Proteins from one Cellulosilyticum lentocellum DSM 5427 genomic window:
- a CDS encoding methyl-accepting chemotaxis protein → MKINKIKNKLIIAFLIPVVLMVLLGVISYSQSSTALTSNYETSLVKTVESKGEYLGLAFNNVENEVLKLLTDANFIKYYTAASTTKVEEEALQKALYTNFIKVATSNDFVNSFNVMSAYGKSYATGGTLSSKDYKAYLDSEEHKALVASGNQYEWSGYHLFLDEVIGSEVAAYVMSYTRQFIQGEGYIIIDISKEKILQSLVDLSGEEGNVVGFITPDGRETLLATKETSVFGTFQVLKDFKAREETSGYSYVDYNGAQQLLVYSKIRDTGAILTTLIPKNAIIAQAETIKRLTFIIVIIAGIVAILIGSLMAEGIEKNIKNMQKALSKAAEGDLTVEIRGNRKDEFGQLSKSITGMLTDMKGLIHKTTDVGEEIVGSSKDMSHISNVLLTASKEINCAIGEIEKGVILQAEDSSKCLRQMGDLSDRIEGLYKSTGEIETFTGQTKIVVEKGVGLVDNLTQKVKETIGATSGVIEDVEELSKASAAIESIVGVINGIAEQTNLLSLNASIEAARAGEAGRGFAVIAQEVNKLAVQSAEGARKIEELLGNIAVKTKETVKAVKQTEVIASSQEEALKLTVEIFNDINSNIKNLVINLGEVSKDIKEIEVVKDDTLSAIGNITAVSQQTAVSSQEVQNTADKQLEAVEQLGKAAELLDQDAKKLEQAISHFQI, encoded by the coding sequence ATGAAAATAAATAAAATAAAAAATAAACTTATCATTGCTTTTTTAATCCCTGTAGTATTAATGGTTTTATTAGGTGTTATTTCGTATTCACAATCTTCGACGGCTTTAACGAGCAATTATGAGACAAGCCTTGTAAAGACTGTAGAAAGTAAAGGTGAATACTTAGGCTTAGCATTTAATAATGTTGAAAATGAAGTGCTTAAATTATTAACAGATGCAAATTTTATTAAGTACTATACAGCAGCTTCTACGACGAAGGTTGAAGAAGAAGCTTTACAAAAGGCACTTTATACAAACTTTATTAAAGTAGCTACTAGTAATGATTTTGTAAACTCTTTTAACGTTATGTCAGCTTATGGCAAAAGCTATGCTACAGGAGGAACCTTAAGTAGCAAGGACTATAAGGCGTATTTAGATTCAGAAGAACATAAAGCTTTAGTAGCTAGCGGAAATCAGTATGAATGGAGTGGTTATCATCTTTTTTTAGATGAAGTAATAGGCAGTGAAGTTGCAGCTTATGTGATGTCGTATACGCGTCAATTCATTCAAGGAGAGGGCTATATTATTATTGATATTAGTAAAGAGAAGATTTTACAAAGCTTAGTGGATCTCAGTGGTGAAGAGGGAAATGTTGTTGGTTTTATAACACCTGATGGAAGAGAAACTTTACTAGCAACTAAGGAAACTAGTGTATTTGGTACCTTTCAGGTTTTAAAGGATTTTAAGGCAAGAGAGGAGACCTCGGGCTATAGTTATGTAGATTATAATGGCGCTCAGCAGTTGCTGGTTTATTCCAAAATAAGAGATACAGGGGCAATACTTACCACGCTTATTCCTAAGAACGCAATTATTGCACAAGCCGAAACTATTAAAAGGCTTACTTTTATTATAGTGATTATAGCAGGCATAGTAGCGATTTTAATAGGTTCTCTTATGGCAGAGGGGATTGAAAAGAACATAAAGAATATGCAAAAAGCCTTATCCAAAGCTGCTGAAGGAGATTTAACAGTTGAAATAAGGGGAAATAGAAAAGATGAGTTCGGACAGTTATCTAAGAGCATAACGGGTATGCTCACGGATATGAAAGGGCTCATACATAAAACGACAGATGTAGGGGAAGAGATTGTAGGGTCTTCTAAGGATATGTCTCATATTTCTAATGTACTATTAACGGCTAGTAAAGAAATAAACTGCGCCATTGGTGAAATTGAAAAAGGTGTTATTTTGCAAGCTGAGGATTCTAGTAAGTGCTTAAGGCAAATGGGTGACTTATCAGATAGAATAGAAGGTCTATATAAAAGTACAGGTGAAATTGAAACTTTTACTGGTCAGACTAAGATAGTTGTAGAAAAAGGGGTTGGATTAGTAGATAATCTAACTCAAAAGGTAAAGGAAACGATTGGTGCCACTAGTGGTGTCATTGAGGATGTTGAAGAATTATCAAAAGCTTCTGCAGCCATAGAAAGCATTGTAGGGGTTATTAATGGCATTGCTGAACAAACGAATTTATTATCTTTAAATGCTTCTATTGAGGCAGCAAGAGCAGGGGAAGCTGGTAGAGGCTTTGCTGTTATAGCGCAAGAAGTCAATAAATTGGCAGTGCAATCTGCCGAAGGTGCAAGAAAAATAGAAGAGCTTTTAGGAAATATAGCGGTGAAAACCAAAGAGACAGTAAAAGCTGTTAAGCAAACAGAAGTAATTGCCTCATCGCAAGAAGAAGCACTTAAGTTAACTGTAGAAATCTTTAATGATATCAATTCAAATATTAAAAACTTGGTTATTAATTTGGGGGAAGTTTCAAAGGATATTAAGGAAATTGAAGTAGTCAAGGATGATACATTAAGTGCTATTGGTAATATTACTGCAGTATCACAGCAGACAGCAGTATCTTCACAAGAGGTACAAAATACAGCAGATAAACAATTAGAAGCTGTAGAACAACTGGGTAAGGCAGCGGAGTTATTAGATCAAGATGCGAAGAAACTAGAACAAGCAATAAGTCATTTTCAAATTTAG
- a CDS encoding beta-galactosidase, which yields MKSTTFSYNEKYMLKDQKPWFPIMGEIHYSRYPREYWRESIYKMKAGGVDVISSYVLWIHHEEIEGEYDFTGGKDLRSFVETCKACDAYMILRIGPWCHAEVRNGGFPDWLLQKDFEVRTNDSAYLEEVRKFYSKIYEQVKGLLLKDGGPIIGLQIENEYGHCGGLTGEEGEEHMRILTQMAKEIGFEVPIYTATGWGGAVTGGLLPVMGGYCEAPWDQRLTDIEPSGNYIFTHERNDHNIGSDYGFGTGITFDMNKFPYLTAELGGGHQVTHHRRPIATSKDIGAMSMVKLGSGVNLLGYYMYHGGTNPKGKLSFLQESKETGSINDLPELSYDFRAPIRQYGQISETYKEIKLLTMFIKDFGSELCEMPATMPESNPLYPTNFTDLRTSYRHNGKSGYLFINNYQRRCQMAEHKSVVLTVPLQDETLTYPAIDVRNEDFFFFPFNMKLGDAWLKTAVVTPLCKLNNEDMTTYVFYGDKKPCYQIEGELKQSELLTLSRQEAKNAWKIKLDKEYLIITEGAVLQTDKGTQLIGRGKAGLKAYPALKETPKGFVRKVDQGQFAVYEGKEEMMTSIVSYKLLEETKEKKTYEINIGQRDQSANDLFIKLRYVGDSAKLYINDEYVDDHFYTGRSWEIGLKHFGFPKTLKVEIMPLQKNAEIFLEEWPTMEADCVCELMSVEVMTEYKHDISL from the coding sequence ATGAAAAGTACAACATTTAGCTACAATGAAAAATACATGCTGAAAGATCAAAAGCCTTGGTTTCCTATTATGGGTGAAATCCATTATTCTAGGTATCCAAGAGAATATTGGAGAGAATCTATTTATAAAATGAAGGCAGGAGGGGTAGATGTTATTTCCTCTTATGTCCTTTGGATTCACCATGAAGAAATTGAAGGAGAGTATGATTTTACAGGTGGTAAAGATTTACGAAGTTTTGTAGAGACCTGCAAAGCTTGTGATGCTTATATGATTCTTCGTATAGGGCCTTGGTGTCATGCCGAAGTGAGAAATGGTGGTTTTCCTGATTGGTTATTACAGAAGGACTTTGAAGTAAGAACGAATGATTCGGCATACTTAGAAGAAGTAAGAAAATTTTATAGTAAAATCTATGAGCAAGTAAAGGGATTGTTATTAAAAGATGGAGGCCCTATTATTGGTCTTCAAATAGAGAATGAATACGGTCATTGTGGTGGATTAACAGGAGAAGAAGGCGAAGAACATATGCGTATTCTGACCCAAATGGCAAAAGAGATTGGCTTTGAAGTCCCTATTTATACAGCCACAGGCTGGGGAGGTGCAGTAACAGGAGGACTTCTTCCTGTAATGGGCGGTTATTGTGAAGCGCCTTGGGACCAACGCTTAACAGATATTGAGCCAAGTGGTAATTATATTTTTACTCATGAACGTAATGACCATAATATTGGTAGTGATTACGGCTTTGGTACAGGGATTACCTTTGATATGAATAAGTTCCCTTATTTAACAGCTGAACTTGGAGGTGGTCATCAAGTGACACATCATAGAAGGCCTATAGCAACTTCAAAGGATATTGGGGCTATGTCTATGGTGAAGTTAGGAAGTGGTGTTAATTTATTAGGTTATTATATGTATCATGGTGGTACTAATCCAAAAGGTAAGCTTTCCTTTTTACAAGAATCAAAGGAAACAGGGTCTATTAATGACTTGCCAGAACTATCTTATGACTTTAGAGCACCTATTAGGCAATATGGTCAGATCTCAGAAACCTATAAAGAAATTAAGCTATTAACCATGTTTATCAAAGATTTTGGTAGTGAACTTTGTGAAATGCCAGCTACTATGCCAGAAAGTAATCCACTATACCCAACCAATTTCACAGATTTAAGAACGAGCTATAGACATAATGGCAAATCAGGCTACCTTTTCATTAATAACTATCAAAGACGCTGCCAGATGGCAGAACATAAAAGTGTGGTGTTAACAGTACCTTTACAGGACGAAACACTTACTTACCCAGCTATAGATGTGAGAAATGAAGACTTTTTCTTCTTCCCATTTAATATGAAGTTAGGAGACGCTTGGCTTAAAACAGCTGTAGTAACACCACTGTGCAAATTAAATAATGAAGATATGACAACTTATGTTTTTTATGGAGATAAGAAGCCTTGCTATCAAATTGAAGGTGAGTTAAAGCAAAGTGAATTATTGACTTTATCGAGACAAGAAGCTAAAAATGCATGGAAGATTAAGCTAGATAAAGAATATTTAATCATCACTGAGGGAGCAGTTCTACAAACAGACAAAGGTACTCAATTAATAGGAAGAGGTAAAGCTGGTTTAAAAGCTTATCCAGCGCTAAAGGAAACACCAAAAGGCTTTGTAAGAAAAGTAGATCAAGGCCAATTTGCAGTATATGAAGGGAAAGAAGAAATGATGACATCCATAGTGAGCTATAAGCTATTAGAAGAGACCAAGGAAAAGAAGACCTATGAGATTAACATTGGTCAAAGAGATCAATCAGCAAATGATTTATTTATTAAATTACGTTATGTAGGAGACAGTGCAAAATTATATATCAATGATGAGTATGTAGATGACCATTTCTATACTGGTAGATCGTGGGAGATTGGTTTGAAACACTTTGGATTCCCTAAAACACTTAAAGTAGAAATTATGCCTTTACAAAAGAATGCAGAAATCTTCTTGGAAGAATGGCCAACAATGGAAGCTGACTGTGTTTGCGAACTAATGAGTGTAGAAGTAATGACAGAATATAAGCATGACATTTCTTTATAA
- a CDS encoding sugar ABC transporter permease: protein MNNKVIKKINLAFILLFLIGTSLFVIYPLMYVVSGAFSPGNSIASLSIIPFGDGISFKHFERLFNDTNYVKWFQNTLYVAVCTSLATILIASLGAYVFSRFQFAMKKSMMMAMLILQIFPSFVGMVAIYVILLRIGGLDKLWGLILVYLAGNIPYNTWMVKSYIDTIPKSLDEAARIDGASHFRIFRSIIFPIARPIIIFLGITSFTAPWMDYIFPKMVLRSSDKQTLALGLYSSFLTEKKNEFTTFAAGALLIAIPFIIFFVVMQKTMITSMGGSAVKE, encoded by the coding sequence ATGAACAACAAAGTTATTAAAAAAATTAATTTAGCCTTCATCCTCTTATTTTTAATAGGGACTTCATTATTTGTAATCTATCCTTTGATGTATGTCGTTAGTGGGGCATTTTCACCAGGAAACTCTATAGCTTCACTAAGCATTATTCCTTTTGGAGATGGCATTTCTTTTAAGCATTTTGAACGTTTATTTAATGATACGAACTATGTGAAATGGTTCCAAAATACTTTATATGTAGCAGTATGTACTTCGTTAGCTACAATTCTGATTGCTTCATTAGGGGCTTATGTTTTTTCTCGTTTTCAATTTGCAATGAAGAAGAGTATGATGATGGCAATGCTTATTTTACAAATATTCCCTTCTTTTGTAGGGATGGTTGCTATTTATGTTATTTTACTTAGAATTGGTGGTTTAGATAAACTATGGGGCCTTATTTTAGTCTATCTAGCAGGTAATATTCCTTATAATACCTGGATGGTTAAAAGCTACATTGATACGATTCCTAAAAGCTTAGATGAAGCCGCTAGAATAGATGGTGCAAGTCATTTTAGAATTTTTAGAAGCATTATTTTCCCAATAGCTAGACCTATAATTATTTTCCTTGGTATTACTAGTTTTACAGCACCTTGGATGGATTATATTTTCCCTAAAATGGTGCTACGTTCATCAGATAAACAAACCTTAGCTCTTGGATTATATAGTAGCTTTTTAACAGAGAAGAAAAATGAATTTACAACTTTTGCAGCAGGGGCATTATTAATCGCTATCCCATTTATTATTTTCTTTGTAGTTATGCAAAAAACAATGATTACAAGTATGGGTGGATCTGCTGTAAAAGAATAG